CAAGTACACGGAGCAGTCTAACAGAGCTAGAAATGGAAAAACCTGCAGCGTCAAAGGCAGAGTGGATAGGAGTTGGGGGCTTAACGTAGAGGAGGACTAGAGTGCCATTAGAAGTGGGAGAGACAAGGTTAGCGAGACACCAAGAGAGAGCGTGCATGCTCTCCCTGCTCTcatccacagccaccactatcTTTCGGCCTCTACTGGTGTTCCCTCCTTCCATTTTTGAAACCCCAATAATTTTTTTGCCTTCTTCTTGTCCAAAGGCTGCTGCTGCTAGCTAATATACAGAAGCAAGAAATTTCTGGGCCTTAAAATGTAGATAATTTACAAACAATGATACACTGCATTTATAGGTGGTTCTGGCCGAGGTTTTCTTAGTTTTCCGGTTTGGGTTGTGCATTTGGGTTGATTCTTGACTACTTGAGGTTTGCGAAATGATGAAAACGGCGGCTGGGTAGATTCTGCATCAAGGTAAATATTATACCCATATGCCATTCCAATATTACTTGGGAAAACTAGTAGAATTTGGCTGTTACTATTAGCTGATCAATAATGATAGGATTTTACATAACTTGTATAACATGGCATGGATCATGGGTAGGACCAGCTGAGATTGAAAAGGAGCAAGTGACAATTCGGCTGTCCAAATCCAAgcgagaaaaaataaaaataaaaataaaattatagtaatttgTACTAAGATTATTGAGCTAAATATCTGAGCAGCCAGGTGGAAGCTCAGACACCAAAGGGGTTATAATCATTAGCTTATCCAGTTGATCACAGGTTTTCAAGATATTTAATAAACAGAAGCTTCTTAGCTGTCATTTGGATGACCTCAGCCTTCATTATTAAGATACAATAAAGTAGCTttatatttaatcaaaatacttaaaatttctaCGGATATGATgacttttttttcaattaatggTATGAATAAATTTAGAATATCAAATCACACACTAAATTTgttatgttttaatttaattcaaaaattaaaaatttcaatttcttaATAGTGAAATTGGATAGTAATAAgtctaattttttaatactcTATATTTATTCgtatttagatttaatttattttataaaaaatatttttcagtaaaatattttttatatttaaatcaatcaaaaattttaattaataaaaaatattttttattaaaaaaataaattattaaaataaaaataatttcttttaaaaaaaattattttttatattttaaaaattttattaataccgctatatatatatataaatttattattatattttatattttaaattaaaattaaataataaaaaataaattattttattaaaaactattttctataaaaaaatattttttaaatataaattattttttcaaaaataaatatagtcGCTTATTTCTTTGTTCTAGTTGACATTTAAGAGCTCATAATTTATATGCTTTTCTGTATTTCCTTTTTATCTGCTATGGACGACTTAACTCCTGGGCCCGCTTGATTCCTACTCTGAATTTAGGAGTGCCTGATTTTGAATTTAGGAGGTAGACAATGGCATGGGCCAGACTCAAAACAATCTAAAACCCAACAAACTGTCTCTTATAACGTTTGAATTTGAAGCAAAGATTCCTTCAACTGCCATTCTCTTTCTCCTATTTGTTTCTTGTGGTAACCGAGTTTGGCTAATTTTCACCCAAATCATCTGCTTTACTCCAATTGATTAtctaattataagaaaatttttacCTAGAGTAGTTCATTGTGGACCAAGAGATCAATGATATGATAAAATCCACAGTAAAACCACTCATTTTTATATTAGATACTATATGTACTAGATTCatagaataattatttatagCTATAATTAACATCAAGCAATCACATGGGCATGGATGCTAATAATAGAACTAAACAAGGTGTTTGCAGGTAAATTCTGAAAATGAAATATTGTAATTTAGAAGTGGTGAGCACTTAACTTGAAAGTGACACCGCAGGCGCAGCTTGAGCAATTTTGAGGAAAAAAAATGGACATAAATATTGCAGTTAAGAGTGTTTAGTGAGTAATTTGAAGCATAGGAAGAGACGTGGAGACCATCCAAAAGCATCGTTATTGTCCCTACCACCAACACCAAGCCACAATTTGCTCACCACTTGCTTTTGCTAAGCCTTCTCTTATCCCCAATTGTTTGGCTTACCAATTTCACCAAACATCCTCCTCCCTCTTTTATTCTTTTGGAAAATAGCCTACTTCaattttagagagagagagaattttttttttttttttaatagataaGGTCGAACTCGGGATAAGCACATACGTCAGCATCCCATTCCTTTTCTTAACAAATTTTCTTTCTTATcacttatttaataattttttatttatattttatataaataaattatgttaaaacatgtttcatttattaattaCCGAGTAAATTGTAGAATCTTTAAAACCGAAAGCGCGCATCATGGTTCGTGGAGCGTGGAAAAGTGGCCCCAGTGAATCACCGGTGCAGATGTTTTTATTTTCGGTGGACGCGTTTAGTtcgggatttttttttttttgcaaaggTGGTGTAGGGGCCCACATTTTAAATTTCAGGTAGACGGAGATAGATGGTTTAGAGCCGTTAATGGCAGATCGGACGCTTTTGATTCAAACCTCAAAACACTGACAAAACAGAAATACAATAATGCCCTTTTATGCTCTTCGTCTATTATTGTATTAATTGAAagaatatttatttagattggatttaaattaattaataatttaagagTGAAATCAATAATTTGTGGGATTTAAAATAGAGATGGAAAGAATGATATAGAGAAGCAAAGAATCCTACAAATGGAACAAAGTCATATGGTTCAAATCATTCTCCAAGTAATCACAGCTTGCTTCACCATCAATCACAAGTCTCCCCTACAAATTTTCAGGTCAAATACTTCCAATTCCAGATTCCACTTCAATTTCTTAAAACAATTCCAGCTTCCAATGAAACCGTGTCCTTGATTGGAGTCCATGtccatccaaaaaaaaaaatcacaattaataataaaattttaaaatcatttatttttaaaatgcataaaataaatgcaaataaaaatcgtttagaaaaataatttaatactaaTAAGCAAAAGACTAGTCCAAACATATCATAAATATCAACAGACCAATAATAATCAAAATCCAGGCtagttaatttgaaaaaaaaaaaaaaaatccaggcTAGTTTAGGTAACTGATAAAATCGGATTAAGCTGATGAAGTGGACTTCCAGTTCATATATtggcatttttttttaaattacagggGCAGTTTAGGAAACTCGTGTccaattcattttcttttaaagtctagaagagagagaaagagagacgaTGCAGGGAATTTTGAAAAGcagaaaggaaaaaagaagcATTAGAGAAAATGGGAGACGTTGTATTGTTCGTGGATGATTTGCAGTCGAGTTGTGCAGTTTCTCACTGTAGAATATGTCACGAAGCAGAATTTGAAAGTTGCAAGAGCTTAGAAGCTCCTTGTGCTTGTTCAGGAACTGTTAAGGTAGAATTATGGATGTTCAGTTCTGTTCTGTTCTGTTCTTGTGGATGATGTCTCTCGGTTTCAACTTTCATCTCTGTTAATAatagttttctttcttttccaaaCTGGGTTTCTTCATTCAGTTTGCTCACAGAGACTGCATACAGAGATGGTGTAACGAGAAGGGGAATACAACTTGTGAAATATGTCTACAGGTATGAATTTGCAGGGTATGGTTGTGCGTGGTCTATAAATCTACATCTTGGTTTTCCTGTTCTATATCGTTTCAGATACTTCTCATATTATTCATCCATTTAGCTATGTCTTCTGTAGTCTGGATGCCGTTATCTTGTTCTGGTTGGAGTTGGGTTTATTTTTGTGTTTCATTCAAACTCCCAAACATCGACTCTGGCTCTGCCTTTGGGTTTGAATTCTGCGTCTCCTTTGTTGTTTCTGTTGtcatattttcttttaagttaAAGTTTCATCCCTTTCTTCGTCTTTTTCGTATAATATATTTCTATGTTTCTGTAGTTGAGGAGGGAAAAAtagtcaatttaatttattaatgaaaatttcTGACGAGGGTTTGAAAGAGGGGAGATGATAATCCTGGTGCTTGAAATTTATGCAGAAATATGAATCAGGATACACCGCAACTTCAAAGAAGTGTCAGCAAATGGAAATGGATGCTATGACAATTAGGTACATTCGTAAATTTTAGCAATGTAGATGTACAAGTGATAACTCATAAAAGCTAACATTATAAAACAACTGTTTCTCCATCTTTGGCTAATTAAACATATGGAGTAGCGGCAGTTTGCTGATGTTATATAGTTCCTAGGATTATACATTCTGTCTGCTCAAGTGggtgttttttttataaaaaaaaaaaaaaatagagaaagctTGGAAATACCAAGAAGAGGATATGAGCCTGAAATCCAAGGGATGGTAACAGTTGATGAAGCGGCCTACTCTGACATTGAGTGGACGTCTGCCGCGGATAGAAGCGCCTCTTACTGCCGGTCACTGGCCATAATAGTAAGTTCAGTTTGTAGattttttttcatcatttttttttttatttttttataaaagaaccGCTGTATCAAGAGTATTTGAAATATTAGtagctttatttttttattatttttattattatcaaactTCGTAGCTTATCATATGCATCAACAGACAATGTCATTAATCTCTGTTTTGGTCAAAGATAGGGATAGGGAGCTACTACTTTTTTTGACCCAGTAATTATTCTGTATCACTAGGAGAGATATGGCGTAAAAATAGTTATGTTATTGATTTTtcattctatttatttatatggaATCAAGATTATATACtataattactatttatataatgttttgagtaaaataaaaaatcatctgAATCTTTTATTTTAGATATTCTTTGATAAATAGCTAATTTATGTTTGATTATTATAGTTTCATTAGTTTAAGTGTTAAATAACATTATTGTATTCTAAATAATGTAGAATATAACTATTATTAACTACCCTATCCGTCAATTATACCCGTCTGTTTAACAGGGGTCCAGTTTATAAATGGCAACCGATAGTCAAATTGTTTGAAAATTGTAATTTGGGaagtaaataatttaagtttgtccttaaataaataaataaatttcttcctttctttctctcCCCCCCATAAGCAGTTTACGGCACTGTTGCTTTTAAAGCATTTCTGCGCTACACTCACAGGAGGAACACAAGATTACCCCTTTACGCTTGTAACGGTAAGTCATTATAGTTTCGTAACCTTGCCGTGTATTTGCAATTCTTGTACGTGAAAATTAAGATTTTCTGTCACTTTCTTCAGATACTTGTCTTAAGGACTAGCGGAATTCTTCTTCCCATGTACATAGTCTTTCGAACAATTGCCGCCTTTCAGAAATGCATTCGGACACGATATCAGGTATTCAGCTTAGATTTGtcttataaatgaaaatattcaGTAACTGAAGTCCTTGTGAACTTGAGatacagaaaaagaaaatattccttgggctaattattttatttggttttaTATTAATTGTCAGGGATTAGATGAAAATGACACATCAACAAATATCCAAGGAGATGAAAATGAAGAGCAACATCTAGTATAAATGCAAACTCTCCTAATCCTGAGCTTACTTTACGTTATTTCCAATTGTATGAGAGCATTCTATTCTATTAGTGCTCTCATCCTGTAAATTTTATTCTTCCCTTTTTAATGGGcacaaatgaaaagaaaaagaaacatcCAATCACCAAATAACTAAAATGACATCAAAAATGGTTAGTGAGATGAACCACCCATACTAACTAATTTGCAATCACTTTCAATACAAGTCTAAATTGCATGATTAGGACATTTTTACAGAATATTTGGGCACCAACAGCCTTTTCACTTTGTTGGCTGAACCCACCACTTTGACATTTCAACAATATGTGTAATGTAATGTGGTGAAAGAATCATCATTCATCACTTTCTGATTCAGACAAAACTACACCTCCACTATTTCCTTACAGATATTACTATACAAAGAAGTTGGTATTGGTTAAACCAGCTTAAAAGCAATTCGCTACGTCAAATCCTAAATGGGGTATCTACAAAATTTATCCCTCATCATTACATGATCGCCAAAATAAAATATCAGCAATGTGTTGTTGCTACCTCAGTTTTCAAACAGAGGACGGAGTTCGCTTCACTGTTCAGTGTCCCACAACTTTGCAATGATGAAAAAATAGTTATTAAACAATCACTAAAAACGCCTTGATTACGGCATGCGCCAAGTGTCAACCTAAAGAAATGTAACTTATTCCACTTCATTGACCCCAGTTCTGATCTGACTTGCCATGTCGCAGAGGAGGCTTATATCAAGAGCAATTATATGGGATGAAGCTATTAGACACATTCATAACAAATGAAGATGTACCTGTTGCTGCATTTCTCCTTTATGCTTCTCTTTTAGGTTCGTAAGAGAAGCCTTTGTAAAATTTATGTTCATACAAGTTACCctgttactaatttttttaaaagcaaaATTCGTACATTCCAAGGTTTAAaggattaatttatttattatgagcTCAATAATTTGTTCTTTCACtgcttatattttattaatttcaagagAAAAAACAGCCCATGGCATGATATAAACAACTGGGGTAATCTCCAAtactatttatatttaagaaattttctttttgttcGATATTCAACTTCACTTTACCCATTTAAGTTAAAAAGACAAATCAGTAATCACACAATCTTAACACAAGAAAATCTAGCCACTGTCTATTCTAGGAATCCAGAGAGTAAATATCCAAACTTTACACCGCAAACTCACAACAAAATGAAGGCATAGCCTGGTAAACACATTGATATAAAAACTAAAGGAGAAACAACCCAACTCTTAGTACCTCTGTTATCTTTCTCGAGGCAGTTAGAAAATAAAGAAGCTTTCCATGGATATTACCAAATTTGAGCCGATAACAAGGAAACTCAAGTAAGTTTTGTTTTCTTTGACTTGACATGAGGCTTCTCAGGgatttcttcttcatcttcagaAGAGCTTTCAACCAGGTCATCAGGGACATCATTAGGAACATTATGTTTGGTAATGAATTCCTTCAATATGCTCATGCTTTTTTCTTTCATAGAAACCAATTCCTCAGAGATGGTACTACCCTTGCTTGCATCAACAGTGTATGTTTCCGACCCAAGTTTAAGTGTGGCTTTAACATAAGGCCCACGAGTAATTGCATCATGAGCTTGAGCCTCCATTGTGGCCTTTGGAAATCTGTGAAATTTCAACAGTTAAAACATCAGCTTTTAATAAGTCATGATATGTACAACCTTATTTCTTTGTTCCATATAACTGGATTTTAATATCTTCATCAGAGGCCCAAGCTCCAATTTATCCTGGACTACCTTCACTCACCATAAACTTGAAAGAACTATACAATTGTGATCACGGCTTTCAAAATGAAGAATGCAACAACTCAAATGCTCAAGAGACAGAGAGAAGGAATAAGGTTGTTAAGATACATTCCCAGAGGAAAAGGGTGGGTCAGAAGATCATGAAATATAGTTAtggcaaaaaataataataataataatgatagggGAAGAGAAAAACACTTTATACCTTTGCAGTAAGGCAGAGATTTGGCATAGAACTGACATATGAAATATCAGATAAGTGAACAGTTTTTCCCCAAAATGCTTACATCTTTACttccaaaagcttcaaactaAATGTAACATCCTATTGCCAGTCTTGTAAATGAATTAGTTAAAAGAGACTGTCATCTACCATGAAATCCACACAAATTTATACTCTACCAGTAATAACACTAGTTTCCGGATTATCTTCAAATTCCACAAGGTATTTATATACAGAAAAGGAAAAGCTacctaaattgaaaattaacagAGAGCAAAACAAGGATCTAATGAGACAAAATAAATTCGGTAAACAACTAGTAGAGACTTGAAATAAAGCCCAAGAAAAAACTGACGGTGCCCAGCAAATCAATTAAAGAAATTTCAAGATCATTAAGCTAAGACAAAACTTAGCTCCAAGCCTCGTACACCATTCTTTAGAAAggggaaagaaaagcaatataCAAATGATTACGACGAAGAGCCCCGTACAACATGCTAACCGAGGAATGGATAACGAtttccaaacaaaaaaaaaaaaaaggaagcgaATTGACCTGGGATAATCGGGGACTCAAGCAGGCTCAAGGCTGAGGCGTTCTGCGGTTCTGTACTTGGGTGTTTGAGAAGCAGGACGGCGGATTACAACGGGATGTTTTACTtatttccattttcttttcctccCTCATTTACATTGCAATTACAAAAAAATCCCTGAATATTCTTGAAACATctttactattttaaattaaattattttattaacagaaCTATTAGTTTGTTGATGacttcttaaatttaaaaacttaaaatccTCACCTTATATATTTATACATCACTTCATCCTTcagtattatatatttttatttttttaagatagttatatatttttattgttattcaAAATTTATGATGTTAATTTAAGCTAAAAAGCAAAATAATCTCATATAAGAAAGTTGATTTaggaatatttttaattatatatataatactggaaaatcatattaattactgagctttaatttttttattttattttatcaattttaggaTATACCCCTTTTATTCTATATGGAACGGATACATCATGCCTACACTAAGCCAACAGAGttgttataatttattaaagaaaaaattattttttagtctctgAAATAtagtatatttaataaatttgtctctttatttttagaatCCAATACTTTCAtccctgaaatttaattctattaaaattagaGGTGTCTCCATCAAAAATACCGTTAGTGATTGGAAAAATGATTGAACTATCCTTTCTAGAGTCGAATACTTTAGTCTTTGAAATATCTACAAATTTATAGATTCTCTCAaataattgaagaaaaaaatatattttcatccttaagatattacataattaacagatttatcTCTCTATATTTTGAATTCAATATTTTAGttcctgaaatttaatttcaacaaaatttaagaaaaaaaaatttcaaactcaatctccataaataaataaaaatttcaataaatttaatattcaaatttagcaaagataataaaaattaaaatatataaaatttaaattattaaaaataaaaaattaaaactaaaattgaTTTTGTAATGACGTTTGCGGTTGATCACTCTTGccatttaaaaattcattaaaacgtttttgacattttaaaaaatttatgagttagtctttccgttaattttagttattaaatattataaaaaaaaatctaaaatatctcTGATATagagggactaattagtaaattttttaataatttgagagatcaactaataattttttctaaactatagggactaaataataaaatatttagtgataaaattaatagaaaaactaactaatagattttttaaaatttcagagacattttaatatattttttaaaattgaaaggcTAAATAGCacgttttttcatattataaaaactaaatagtaattttttattttattattgataaaggtacattttagaattatatttattctctttcctttgaTCAAGTAGAAATCATTGACTTAACAAAATTTTTTACGAAGGGATCTTGAATTTTGACAGAGATATCTTAAATTTTGACGAAGTTAAATATCGAGAATGAAAGTGTTAgagttttgaaaataaaaggataaattcattaattatgttattttatggaattaaaaaataatttttttattaaaacattattttaaactcagaaaaaaaaattgaatttaatgaaAATCACAAATACCTTGTAATTTTTCTCAATCTTATTTTGGATTTAATAAGAGAAATACAAGTAACTCAAAAATTGGGAAAGAGAATCGAAATTGGGTTTACGAATTCTGATCCACAAAAAGTGCTCGTAAGACAAGACTGCGTCATTCAAtgataaaaaggaaagaaacaCCATGACTTTTTCAAAAATTGCTCCTTAACAGAACTGGACACTCATCTTAGGTTCTCTGAACTTCCTTAAATGCCATATTTAAACTTTAAGCAACTTCAACCATGACCCAGTAATTTTATTGGCCAAATGTACACTCAacttatcataaaaaaatattttacccgtaaattttattttttttcattttacacatttaatttttaaattttaaataatttaatccttacaaactgaaataatatatgaattacctcttttaacttttaattattgaataatttaatttctatgatATAATAGTTCATAAATATCACATgccaattataaaaattaaattattttaccatttaaagttaaataaataaattaaattaaattaaaattaaaagaataaaatgatttttcatatgaaaataaattgataaattatgcATTTCGCCAATTTTATCTGTATAGCAGCTTGTACCTCTCTCTTCCAAAAGGAGAGTTTTTTCTCTTGTTGGATGTTTCTGGTTTCTAGGCTAAGCCCTTTTCTCTGACGATCAGTGTGGCTTTTCCTGCTCCTTCGGACAGGAGAGGCTTCATCTCCTCGCCCGGTGATGAGTCTGTTCTCTTCTCTCACTGAGTGagatgtaaatatttttattttttcttttattttcttcctttaGATTTGCGAGCTTTAATCGTGAGAGAGTTTTGTTTTGAGTTTAAAAACTGCTTGTTCTTATATTTACTttgtttactttttttttttcagatttaGTTTCTGGCTACTCCTCGTCGATCTGCAGTTTATAAGACAGTGTTCTTTCTTTAAATAAATCGGATTTATTTTTAGGGATAAAAAATTTCTAGTGACATTACCGATATCTTTCGTCTTAAATGTTTAGTCTCTCAAAaagtaaaagaatttaaaaaagtGATGCATATAATCCGACAATCCCTTTATCTCAAATCTAGTCCCTTCCTTGATCGGCGAACAGTCGGTCGATTCATTCTGAACTGAAttcaaaaaatcaaaatatatattttagagaattaaattaaaccaaaaataaaaattaatttaactgaatcaaattaaaataaatcaattcgattcgattcggtcacTCAAAAATTAATTATCCAACTCATAACAAATCTTAACCAATATTTCATTCTAAAAAAAATCAGAATTGCAAATggcaaaaataaatttctaaatacAGGTGAAAGACGGAGATTAAGATATTCAACCAAATTTCTTatccaataaattttatattccaaCAAAAACTTAGCAAAACTTTCAAACAAAAACTCTTTactttttgtaaattttcatttatgaTAATTTCTCCattcattgagaaaaataaatgatgATTTGCAAATTTCTCAACCAATAAATCTTTATATTCGAAGCGAAACAAACTAAATTCAATAACTCGTGTCGTCTTTTGCTTCTCTTTCTTGTGTCGTCTTTTGCTTCTCTTTCTTGGCCATGGAGTTTGACCTTTGCAGCCAAAAATAGCGCGAAAGAGAATTGCTCGGTATACAATGGTTTTACGGTTCGAAGACTAAACAACTATAGTAACTTATTGTACATGGAattatgtttattaattttctgatttaaaaaaatacgaACTTTTCCATACATTATCCTACCATCTTTACTTTCCATCTCAACAGTGCCAGTTATTACCAAAATGCTCAAGCTACAACACTAATAATTAACGTTTGTCATTTGAAAATTAGAATCCACATTAAAGCAGTGTATGTTACCAAAGATCTCTCACTAAATCTTTTCAATGCTGATTAATCCAGACAACTAAATTCATAAAAGGAAAAGCAACTACCATAATAATTTACAATAAGAGGTCAAGCATCAATAAACCGGATATCAAAGGTGTGGGGATGTATCTGCCACACATTTAAGGCTGCATATTCCTCTAAACATTCTTTCAACTGAGCTTCACTGTATCCCTGTTCACAAACACCCATCTCATGCAATCAGAAGACTTCATGTAATTGAGGGACAAAATTGCAAATTTTGGTCTGAAGTAGAAGAATCTCAAAACAAAAGTCAACCCAgcataaacaataaaaataagaatGTCAAATTTGAGCACCAGCGACCCCTAATGGCTTACTTAATGCACATTAAGCTTAAATTAAaggtgaaagaaaaaataaataaggctGCCCAACATAATTATGCGTCGAGATAatgatttcataaaattttatttttatcctatACATTTCCAGAACATTATCATCCCATCAGGTTTGTTCGGATCAAATGATCCAAGTATTGGAATATGACCTCGCGATAATGCACTCCTGATGGAGCCATAAAGCGTAGCACATGTTCCACATAATTGGTGGTGAATAACAAACCAAGGAACCGGATTTGACAATCCTAACAGGCATTTCCTAATTCCAGAATTGTGGACAATTTTCCAGCTCAAGTTACTACTTTTGGAAGAAAGCTCATATGCATGTTGTGACCCCAGACCCCAAGCCCCAGTACATTTTTTAGGTTTTCAGATAATGAAGAAAAGACAAATAAAATTCACTCACCTTTCTAGAGATCCAGTTGAGCGCATGGGCATAGCTGACATCCAGTGTATTGGTCCTTGCAGCTTCATCCCTCAAGATTGAATATATATCAGAGATAGCATCCAGACCAGATCTCTGACGATCATCAGAATATAAAGAGAACTTCGACATCTGCATTAACCTTAGTGCTTCATCCACATCACTCTGAGCCACAGTTTCTGAGAATCGTAGTCTTGCTAAAGCCTGAAACAATATGAGATCGATTTCATCACAAATGTAGTCTTGCTAAAGCCTGTAACCAAATGAGATGAGTTTCATCATAGTCTCGGCATAATCAAATCGGAAAGATTCATTATGAATTTATATAGTTGTTTTTATATGTGGGTTGAACTGGCATCTTATATCCAATCCATTTGACAGCATAAGACCAGCATCTGAAACCTTTTGCTTCTTACGCTTCTTTAACCAGAATAAGTGGGTCAAGAGCTACTATTTCCGGTCTGCAATCATTCAAGGTAGCAGCCCTACCCTTTGCCTCACCTGGACTGAACTGATTGCCTTAAACACCTCAATTTACATAGTCTATTATGAAtaagaattaaatgaaaattgggACTTACAGCTGATATGCGAAGGATGCTAAGAAGAGTTCTAACAGTTGTGTAGGAATGTGGGGCATTTGACTTTGCTTCTTCCTGTCGAATGCTGGAATATGCAGTAGCAATATACTCCTCCAGCTCCTTGGGGACGTAAGGTGACAATCTCCTAGCAGCTGA
The sequence above is a segment of the Manihot esculenta cultivar AM560-2 chromosome 5, M.esculenta_v8, whole genome shotgun sequence genome. Coding sequences within it:
- the LOC110615300 gene encoding E3 ubiquitin-protein ligase MARCHF8 isoform X2, which translates into the protein MGDVVLFVDDLQSSCAVSHCRICHEAEFESCKSLEAPCACSGTVKFAHRDCIQRWCNEKGNTTCEICLQKYESGYTATSKKCQQMEMDAMTIRESLEIPRRGYEPEIQGMVTVDEAAYSDIEWTSAADRSASYCRSLAIIFTALLLLKHFCATLTGGTQDYPFTLVTILVLRTSGILLPMYIVFRTIAAFQKCIRTRYQGLDENDTSTNIQGDENEEQHLV
- the LOC110615300 gene encoding E3 ubiquitin-protein ligase MARCHF8 isoform X1, which gives rise to MGDVVLFVDDLQSSCAVSHCRICHEAEFESCKSLEAPCACSGTVKFSFFSKLGFFIQFAHRDCIQRWCNEKGNTTCEICLQKYESGYTATSKKCQQMEMDAMTIRESLEIPRRGYEPEIQGMVTVDEAAYSDIEWTSAADRSASYCRSLAIIFTALLLLKHFCATLTGGTQDYPFTLVTILVLRTSGILLPMYIVFRTIAAFQKCIRTRYQGLDENDTSTNIQGDENEEQHLV
- the LOC110615302 gene encoding uncharacterized protein LOC110615302, producing the protein MEAQAHDAITRGPYVKATLKLGSETYTVDASKGSTISEELVSMKEKSMSILKEFITKHNVPNDVPDDLVESSSEDEEEIPEKPHVKSKKTKLT